A DNA window from Pontimonas salivibrio contains the following coding sequences:
- a CDS encoding dihydroorotase, whose product MSEILIRQAALLGGPKSDLAIKDGMFVDPVDLDPSARGTQLIDGEGLVALPGLVDLHTHLRQPGMEQAETVLSGSQAAAAGGFTAVFAMANTQPVADSVGVTDMVHRLGQEAGYVDVRPIGAVSKGLAGEELAGIAGMAGGTAKVRVFSDDGHCVSDSLLMRRALEYVGTFGGVIAQHAQDPRLTEDAQINEGALSSRLGLAGWPAVAEEAIIARDILLAEYTGSRLHLCHLSTKGSVDIVREAKAKGARITAEVTPHHLLLTEELTASFNPLYKVNPPLRQDDDVQALREAVADGTIDIVATDHAPHPSESKECAFDEGAFGMLGLEVALSVVQKALIEPGHLDWSGVARVLSQTPAHIGGLAGYDNPLTVGAPAHLTLVDPAALKDVQMRYTRSGNNPYGHLQLPGEVRHTFFRGVHTLADGRIVPADELPGVAK is encoded by the coding sequence ATGAGCGAAATACTGATTCGGCAGGCGGCGCTCTTAGGGGGCCCAAAGAGCGATTTAGCCATCAAAGATGGCATGTTTGTTGACCCGGTGGATCTCGACCCGAGTGCACGAGGCACACAGCTGATTGATGGGGAAGGACTTGTCGCCTTACCCGGACTGGTCGACTTACACACTCATTTGCGCCAGCCCGGAATGGAACAAGCCGAAACCGTTCTTTCCGGCTCGCAGGCGGCTGCAGCCGGCGGATTTACTGCGGTGTTTGCGATGGCGAACACCCAACCGGTGGCCGACTCGGTGGGGGTGACCGATATGGTCCACCGCCTCGGGCAGGAAGCAGGCTACGTGGATGTCCGTCCCATTGGGGCGGTCAGTAAAGGCTTAGCCGGTGAAGAACTCGCCGGAATCGCTGGAATGGCGGGCGGCACAGCGAAGGTTCGAGTGTTTTCTGACGATGGACACTGCGTGTCCGATTCCCTGCTGATGAGACGTGCCCTGGAATATGTGGGAACCTTCGGTGGTGTGATTGCCCAACACGCTCAAGACCCCAGGCTGACCGAAGACGCCCAAATTAATGAGGGTGCACTGTCGTCTCGGTTGGGTCTTGCCGGTTGGCCCGCAGTGGCCGAGGAAGCCATCATCGCGAGAGATATTCTCCTCGCCGAATACACCGGGTCCAGACTTCACCTGTGCCACCTCTCCACAAAAGGCTCGGTGGACATTGTTCGCGAAGCAAAAGCGAAAGGTGCACGGATTACGGCGGAAGTCACGCCGCATCACCTGTTGCTCACCGAAGAGCTCACCGCATCGTTCAATCCGCTCTACAAGGTCAACCCACCGCTTCGACAAGATGACGACGTCCAAGCACTTCGCGAAGCCGTGGCGGACGGCACGATCGACATTGTCGCGACCGACCACGCACCACACCCCAGTGAATCCAAAGAGTGCGCCTTCGACGAAGGGGCGTTTGGCATGCTGGGGCTCGAGGTGGCCTTAAGCGTTGTCCAGAAGGCTCTGATCGAACCTGGACACTTGGATTGGTCCGGAGTCGCTCGAGTTCTCTCCCAGACACCCGCCCACATTGGTGGTCTCGCCGGGTATGACAATCCGCTGACAGTGGGTGCTCCGGCACACCTCACCCTGGTTGATCCGGCGGCACTCAAGGATGTTCAGATGCGCTACACCCGCTCAGGAAACAACCCTTATGGCCACCTGCAGTTGCCGGGCGAAGTCCGCCACACCTTTTTTCGCGGGGTTCACACCCTCGCGGACGGACGTATTGTGCCCGCGGATGAACTCCCGGGAGTAGCGAAATGA
- a CDS encoding aspartate carbamoyltransferase catalytic subunit produces the protein MNHLLGTDTLSREEAVSLLDSAKEFARVADQKMPKLPALRAVTVVNLFFEDSTRTRLSFEAAAKKLSADVITFQGQGSSLSKGESLKDTAQTLEAMGAKVVVVRHASSGAAHRLAHSGWLSSSVVNAGDGTHQHPTQALLDAYTLRERLYGENAAGVGLDGVSVAIVGDVAHSRVARSNVHLLHLLGAQVTLVAPRTLAPKGIDSWPVNYDHDFDRVLNAGPDAVMMLRVQRERMRGSYFPSPREYTKHFALSEDRFAALPEHTLVMHPGPMNRGVEISSVAADSPRSTILDQVTNGVWVRMAVLYQVSRGGQTA, from the coding sequence ATGAACCACCTTCTGGGAACCGACACGCTCTCCCGCGAAGAGGCGGTGTCCCTGCTGGATTCGGCAAAAGAATTCGCCCGCGTGGCAGATCAAAAGATGCCAAAACTCCCCGCCCTTCGGGCGGTGACAGTGGTGAACCTGTTTTTTGAAGATTCAACTCGCACTCGCCTGTCTTTTGAAGCGGCGGCTAAGAAACTCTCCGCCGACGTGATCACCTTTCAAGGCCAAGGCTCCAGCCTGTCAAAAGGCGAAAGTTTGAAAGACACCGCCCAAACACTGGAAGCGATGGGGGCCAAAGTTGTTGTCGTTCGACACGCTTCTTCCGGTGCGGCGCACCGACTGGCCCACTCCGGCTGGCTCAGCTCATCGGTAGTCAACGCGGGAGATGGAACCCACCAGCACCCCACCCAAGCGCTTCTTGACGCCTACACACTGCGTGAGCGCCTTTACGGCGAAAACGCTGCCGGGGTGGGGCTTGACGGTGTCAGTGTGGCGATTGTGGGCGATGTGGCCCATTCCCGGGTCGCTCGCTCCAACGTGCACCTGTTGCACTTGCTGGGAGCCCAAGTGACCCTCGTCGCCCCGCGCACCCTCGCACCGAAGGGCATTGACTCGTGGCCGGTCAACTACGATCACGATTTTGACCGGGTGCTCAACGCAGGACCCGACGCGGTGATGATGCTCCGGGTACAACGCGAGCGCATGCGGGGGAGCTATTTTCCCAGCCCTCGCGAATACACGAAACACTTTGCGCTCAGTGAGGACCGGTTCGCTGCCTTACCCGAGCACACTCTGGTGATGCACCCGGGTCCGATGAACCGAGGTGTGGAAATTTCTTCGGTCGCAGCCGATTCACCGCGCTCCACGATTCTTGACCAAGTAACCAATGGAGTTTGGGTGCGAATGGCAGTCCTTTACCAAGTCAGCAGGGGAGGCCAGACGGCATGA
- the pyrR gene encoding bifunctional pyr operon transcriptional regulator/uracil phosphoribosyltransferase PyrR, whose protein sequence is MASDSVFSQSDITRTIKRMAHEIVEGNPDSSLLVLLGIPTRGVVLANRLAEHIGDITGEDIPTGVLDVTMYRDDLDQAPLRVPQPTTAPTGGLDDRIVVLVDDVLFSGRTVRSALDALVDLGRPRAVRLAVLVDRGHRELPIRADYVGKNLPSALGERVQVRLLGVDDREAVEVIR, encoded by the coding sequence ATGGCCAGCGACAGCGTCTTTAGCCAATCGGATATCACGCGCACGATTAAGCGCATGGCCCACGAAATTGTGGAAGGCAATCCGGACTCTTCGCTTCTCGTCCTTCTGGGTATTCCCACCCGCGGTGTGGTCCTCGCGAATCGCCTCGCCGAGCACATTGGCGATATCACCGGTGAGGATATTCCCACTGGGGTTCTGGATGTCACCATGTACCGAGATGATTTAGACCAAGCCCCCCTTCGAGTCCCACAGCCCACAACCGCCCCCACTGGTGGCCTAGACGACCGCATCGTGGTGCTCGTCGACGATGTGCTCTTTTCGGGCAGAACAGTCCGCTCGGCACTCGACGCGCTTGTTGATTTAGGTCGACCCCGCGCTGTGCGACTCGCGGTTTTGGTCGACCGCGGTCACCGTGAACTGCCCATCCGTGCCGACTATGTGGGAAAGAACTTGCCGAGCGCCCTGGGGGAGCGGGTTCAGGTTCGGTTACTGGGTGTTGATGACCGCGAAGCCGTGGAGGTCATTCGATGA
- the nusB gene encoding transcription antitermination factor NusB, protein MSARHKGRKRALDILYAADLRRVEILDVLESESARVAKNPDQLPAFEFGATLVRGVMGARDRIDELISTTSTDWPLERMPIVDRSVLRLGVYELLAMPETPTAVVIAEAGGLASEYSTDDSRGFIQGVLGTIAERVRGAGREGFSEHGSPASQAAEASDSAPQEESSESGPPGPEDISPDTGRTA, encoded by the coding sequence GTGAGTGCGCGTCACAAGGGCCGAAAACGCGCCCTCGATATTTTGTATGCGGCGGATTTGCGCCGCGTGGAAATCCTTGACGTGCTGGAGAGCGAATCCGCTCGGGTTGCCAAAAACCCTGATCAGTTACCCGCTTTTGAGTTTGGGGCCACACTGGTCCGCGGCGTGATGGGTGCAAGAGATCGCATTGATGAACTCATTTCCACCACGTCAACGGACTGGCCACTGGAGCGCATGCCGATTGTGGACCGCTCAGTCTTGCGCCTCGGAGTGTACGAATTGCTGGCGATGCCAGAGACACCGACTGCTGTGGTGATTGCCGAAGCGGGTGGTCTCGCCAGTGAATACAGCACAGATGATTCGCGTGGCTTTATTCAGGGCGTGTTGGGAACTATTGCGGAGCGGGTGCGTGGGGCCGGGCGCGAAGGCTTCAGTGAACACGGCTCGCCTGCATCACAAGCTGCGGAAGCTTCGGATTCTGCGCCACAGGAAGAGTCATCAGAGAGTGGGCCACCAGGACCCGAGGACATTTCGCCCGACACCGGGCGCACCGCGTAG
- the efp gene encoding elongation factor P, producing the protein MATTNDIKNGVVLSLDGQLWSVIEFQHVKPGKGGAFVRTKLRNVRSGKVVDKTFNAGTKIDFATVDRRDYSYLYQDGENYVFMDTSDYDQVTVPGVTVGDAANYMLEGTEVQIAMYEGEALSVELPPSVVLEVTYTEPGLQGDRSSAGTKSATLETGFEIQVPLFLENNTKVKVDTRSGDYLGRINE; encoded by the coding sequence ATGGCAACGACAAACGACATCAAGAACGGCGTAGTGCTGAGCCTCGATGGCCAGCTGTGGTCGGTGATCGAATTCCAACACGTGAAGCCCGGCAAGGGTGGTGCTTTCGTGCGCACCAAACTGCGCAACGTGCGCTCCGGGAAAGTTGTCGACAAGACCTTCAACGCCGGGACAAAAATTGATTTCGCCACCGTTGACCGTCGCGACTACAGCTACCTGTACCAGGACGGCGAAAACTACGTCTTCATGGATACCAGTGACTACGACCAGGTCACCGTCCCCGGCGTGACGGTGGGTGACGCCGCCAACTACATGTTGGAGGGCACCGAAGTGCAGATTGCCATGTACGAGGGTGAGGCACTCTCGGTCGAACTTCCTCCGTCGGTCGTTCTCGAAGTGACCTACACCGAGCCTGGCCTCCAGGGGGACCGCTCGTCTGCTGGCACAAAGTCCGCCACTCTCGAAACGGGTTTTGAGATCCAGGTGCCGTTGTTTTTGGAAAACAACACCAAAGTGAAGGTGGACACCCGCTCCGGTGACTACCTCGGCCGTATCAACGAGTGA
- a CDS encoding type II 3-dehydroquinate dehydratase gives MQSIWVINGPNLGRLGTRQPEIYGTQTGGDIHAVLQGEHPQWDIQWKQSNDEGEIIGWLHEAIDGAIPVVLNPAAFSHYSYALRDACAMVTEAGLPLIEVHLSNPAAREEFRTHSVISAVATGVIQGFGADSYRLALAHITAR, from the coding sequence ATGCAGTCGATTTGGGTGATTAATGGCCCCAACCTTGGCCGACTTGGAACGCGGCAACCCGAAATTTACGGGACACAAACCGGTGGGGACATTCACGCTGTGCTTCAGGGCGAGCACCCCCAATGGGATATCCAGTGGAAGCAATCCAATGACGAGGGTGAAATCATTGGCTGGCTACACGAAGCGATCGATGGAGCCATTCCGGTGGTGTTGAACCCCGCTGCGTTTAGCCACTACTCCTATGCCCTTCGCGATGCCTGCGCGATGGTCACTGAAGCGGGACTGCCCCTCATCGAGGTTCACCTGTCGAATCCGGCGGCGAGGGAAGAGTTTCGGACGCACTCGGTCATTTCGGCGGTGGCCACAGGCGTGATTCAAGGCTTTGGTGCTGATTCTTACCGGCTCGCCCTCGCCCACATCACCGCACGCTAA
- the aroB gene encoding 3-dehydroquinate synthase yields MTDTTVIDVTSAGVNPYQVHIGHGVRQQIPEWLPHDAQKIMIVHPPILHARAEALREALSAQKEVVLAEVPEGESAKRIEVASFVWGLLGQLDFSRTDAIIGFGGGATTDLAGFIAANWLRGVPIVQVPTTVLGMVDAAIGGKTGINTTEGKNLVGAFHAPHAVVVDLDWLETLPENDIRAGLAEVVKCGFIKDPAILELIEAQPDEAIRAGSDVLRELITRAIQVKADVVSDDFTDVGAREVLNYGHTLGHAIEHAERYLWRHGVAISIGMVFAAELSQMVGGLSDEIVARHRSVLSLLGLPLDYPVDRWPQLLATMQKDKKSRSGVLRFVILDGLGHARVLAIPDESVLVAAYHELQTTSAQ; encoded by the coding sequence ATGACTGACACAACCGTGATTGACGTCACGAGCGCAGGGGTAAACCCCTACCAGGTGCACATCGGCCATGGTGTTCGGCAACAGATTCCCGAATGGTTGCCACACGACGCCCAGAAAATCATGATCGTTCACCCTCCAATCCTGCACGCCAGGGCAGAAGCACTGCGCGAGGCGCTCTCGGCGCAAAAGGAAGTCGTATTGGCTGAGGTTCCCGAAGGGGAATCGGCGAAACGCATTGAGGTGGCGAGCTTTGTGTGGGGCCTGCTCGGTCAGTTGGACTTTTCCCGAACCGACGCGATTATTGGTTTTGGGGGAGGGGCCACGACAGACCTGGCGGGGTTTATTGCCGCTAACTGGTTACGCGGGGTGCCCATTGTGCAGGTGCCCACCACGGTGTTGGGCATGGTTGATGCCGCCATTGGCGGCAAAACGGGAATCAACACCACTGAGGGGAAGAATCTTGTGGGAGCGTTTCACGCACCACACGCCGTTGTGGTGGACCTTGATTGGTTAGAAACCCTGCCAGAAAACGACATTCGGGCGGGACTCGCCGAAGTGGTCAAATGTGGGTTCATTAAAGACCCCGCCATTTTGGAGCTGATTGAAGCCCAACCCGACGAGGCCATTCGCGCAGGCTCCGATGTCCTGCGCGAGCTCATCACTCGAGCCATCCAGGTGAAAGCGGACGTGGTCAGTGACGACTTCACCGATGTGGGTGCCCGCGAGGTTCTCAACTATGGCCACACCTTGGGCCACGCCATCGAACACGCCGAGCGCTACCTGTGGCGACACGGTGTGGCGATTTCCATCGGAATGGTTTTCGCCGCGGAGCTTTCCCAAATGGTGGGCGGGCTTAGCGATGAGATTGTGGCCCGGCATCGCTCGGTCTTGAGCCTTCTCGGTTTGCCGTTGGACTACCCCGTCGATCGGTGGCCACAGCTTCTGGCAACCATGCAGAAAGATAAAAAGAGCCGAAGTGGTGTGCTGCGGTTTGTCATTTTGGATGGCCTCGGTCACGCGCGCGTTCTCGCCATTCCCGACGAATCGGTGCTTGTGGCCGCCTACCACGAGCTGCAAACGACCAGCGCCCAGTAG
- a CDS encoding shikimate kinase, with protein sequence MSSSHPRVVLVGPPASGKTKIGKVLSKRLNEPFVDTDTVLKTRYGPIPAIFADQGEYWFRAREAEVVAEFLDAPGVLSLGGGAVTTAGTREALADHTVVLLEISAEAVAPRLHNDKRPLLSGGVAQWEELVAGRKGWYDEVATWRIDVSHRPIDEVAEEIAEYLEGAND encoded by the coding sequence GTGAGTAGTAGTCACCCCAGAGTCGTCTTGGTGGGACCACCGGCTTCGGGGAAAACCAAGATTGGCAAAGTTCTCTCGAAGCGGTTGAACGAACCTTTTGTGGATACCGACACGGTCTTAAAAACCCGGTACGGGCCTATTCCCGCGATTTTTGCCGACCAGGGTGAGTATTGGTTTCGGGCTAGGGAAGCGGAGGTCGTGGCGGAATTCCTTGACGCGCCGGGCGTCCTCTCTCTCGGCGGAGGCGCAGTGACCACCGCGGGAACTCGCGAAGCGCTTGCGGATCACACGGTGGTGTTATTAGAGATTTCTGCCGAGGCGGTCGCACCGCGTTTACACAACGACAAGAGACCTTTACTCTCGGGCGGGGTGGCGCAGTGGGAAGAACTGGTTGCCGGTAGGAAGGGCTGGTACGACGAGGTCGCGACCTGGCGAATCGATGTCTCCCACCGGCCCATCGACGAGGTTGCCGAGGAAATTGCCGAGTATTTGGAAGGTGCCAATGACTGA
- the aroC gene encoding chorismate synthase, protein MLRWLTAGESHGPELVALLEGLPAGVEVSEDALQQALARRRLGYGRGARMKFEADALSISGGLRHGVTQGGPVALRIGNTEWPKWEKVMSPWPVDPEELTGARAGALTRPRPGHADLAGMQKYAFDDARPVLERASARETAARVALGAIAAAFLKPLGIELISHTVAIEQVEVPRDVAPPLASELARIDEDPMRCAHPETSQAMVERVDAAHKSGDTLGGVVEVAVYGLPPGLGSYVQWDRRLDGRLAAALMGIQAIKGVEVGDGFHTTTVPGSLAHDEIVPGPDGAQRVTGHSGGIEGGMSTGEVLRVRAGMKPIATVPKALRTIDTTSGEAAGAHHQRSDVCAVPAAGVVAEAMVALVIAQAVLEKFGGDSLGEVQRNLASYVESIPETLKTAPGSNGE, encoded by the coding sequence ATGCTTCGATGGCTTACTGCGGGTGAATCGCACGGACCGGAACTTGTTGCCCTGCTCGAAGGGCTTCCCGCCGGAGTTGAGGTGAGCGAAGACGCACTCCAACAGGCTTTGGCCAGGCGGCGGCTTGGCTACGGCCGCGGCGCACGAATGAAATTTGAAGCTGACGCGCTGTCGATCTCCGGCGGCCTTCGCCACGGGGTGACCCAAGGCGGGCCCGTCGCTCTGCGTATTGGAAATACGGAATGGCCGAAGTGGGAAAAAGTGATGAGCCCGTGGCCGGTAGACCCTGAAGAATTGACCGGTGCGAGGGCGGGAGCACTCACCAGGCCCAGACCCGGCCACGCGGATCTTGCCGGGATGCAAAAGTATGCCTTTGACGACGCCCGGCCAGTTCTTGAGCGGGCCAGTGCGCGTGAAACGGCGGCTCGTGTCGCCTTAGGGGCAATCGCGGCAGCGTTTTTGAAACCGCTCGGTATAGAGCTCATCAGCCACACGGTGGCCATCGAGCAGGTGGAAGTCCCGCGTGATGTGGCACCGCCATTGGCTTCCGAATTGGCACGAATTGACGAGGATCCGATGCGCTGTGCGCATCCAGAGACGTCTCAGGCGATGGTGGAGCGTGTCGATGCGGCCCATAAATCTGGTGACACCCTGGGCGGTGTTGTCGAAGTGGCGGTGTACGGACTGCCACCAGGTCTCGGTTCCTACGTTCAGTGGGATCGCCGCCTTGACGGGCGTCTCGCCGCAGCATTGATGGGGATTCAAGCGATCAAAGGCGTTGAGGTGGGTGATGGCTTCCACACCACCACTGTGCCCGGCTCACTTGCTCACGATGAGATCGTTCCAGGCCCCGATGGTGCCCAGCGCGTGACCGGCCACTCTGGGGGTATCGAGGGCGGTATGAGTACCGGTGAAGTGTTGCGAGTGCGCGCGGGCATGAAACCCATTGCCACGGTGCCCAAAGCGCTGCGAACAATCGACACCACATCCGGTGAAGCCGCTGGGGCCCACCATCAACGCTCCGATGTGTGCGCAGTACCCGCTGCTGGCGTGGTCGCAGAAGCCATGGTCGCATTGGTGATCGCTCAGGCGGTGTTGGAAAAATTTGGTGGCGACTCGTTGGGGGAAGTTCAGCGCAACCTTGCCTCCTACGTGGAGTCCATCCCGGAAACGCTGAAAACGGCGCCTGGCTCGAACGGTGAGTAG
- a CDS encoding shikimate dehydrogenase family protein: MMPTMPSTASNLRFEVWGSPIRHSRSPELHQAAYRVLGLDWTYRRQEVTEEQFPQDFSSLAPEVGGLSLTMPLKEVILGHVADHRGPVDLLHAANTAVKNADGWWLDNTDWWGAWRTLQDCGGTAHQKVWLLGAGATARAVVFALAEDRPEHLTLVVRSPERARITRVLGETLGLSLSVATFDDLPTEAADWVISTLPGGVAPEAPGLARQAHSAKLFDIAYDPWPSGLATAWQESPHPVVSGMSMLVYQALGQLRAFIQGDSQERLKRENEVLEAMWQAIGPTPGADVAQPSVEE; the protein is encoded by the coding sequence ATGATGCCGACAATGCCGTCTACTGCGAGTAATCTGCGCTTCGAAGTCTGGGGCTCACCCATACGCCACAGTCGCTCGCCGGAGCTCCACCAGGCTGCCTACCGTGTGTTGGGACTCGATTGGACCTACCGTCGCCAGGAGGTGACGGAGGAACAATTCCCGCAAGACTTTTCCAGCCTCGCTCCGGAAGTCGGTGGCCTTTCTTTGACGATGCCACTCAAAGAAGTGATTTTGGGTCACGTTGCTGATCACCGCGGACCGGTTGATCTTTTGCACGCGGCCAATACGGCCGTGAAAAACGCAGACGGCTGGTGGTTGGATAACACCGACTGGTGGGGGGCCTGGCGGACTCTCCAAGATTGTGGGGGAACGGCACACCAGAAGGTCTGGCTCTTAGGAGCCGGGGCAACAGCCAGGGCTGTAGTTTTCGCTCTCGCCGAAGATCGACCAGAGCACCTCACTTTGGTGGTGAGAAGCCCTGAGCGGGCCCGCATCACCCGGGTCTTAGGCGAGACTTTGGGTCTTTCGCTGAGCGTAGCCACCTTCGATGACCTTCCCACAGAGGCCGCTGACTGGGTGATTTCCACACTTCCAGGCGGGGTGGCCCCCGAGGCGCCCGGTCTCGCCCGCCAAGCCCACAGCGCGAAACTTTTCGATATTGCCTACGACCCTTGGCCCAGTGGGTTGGCTACGGCATGGCAAGAATCGCCACACCCTGTGGTGTCTGGCATGTCGATGCTGGTTTATCAAGCTCTCGGCCAGTTGCGCGCCTTTATTCAGGGCGATAGCCAAGAGCGGCTGAAACGCGAAAACGAAGTACTTGAGGCGATGTGGCAGGCGATTGGCCCTACCCCCGGCGCGGATGTCGCCCAGCCATCCGTGGAAGAATAG
- the mltG gene encoding endolytic transglycosylase MltG has translation MSDDEFEALLRGSGQPDPPEEQPEQRSRREHREGNKSAGALILVIVLVVIAGLAGTGWWAWSQYGERVLAYLGEEEIPDYASDGTMTEVLIVVEQGDIGEDVARKLADQGVTASFESVYQLLLEDTSITFQPGTYRLRAEMSAAAAIEALQDSDNRLLYRITIPEGRSVTQAIETIAENSDIPLANLEAAIDDPSVYGVNPPADNTYLQPLEGYLFPATYEVEPGTSASALIQQMVDEMISRLDNRGVEPDQRHEVLTKAALVQREAKEPEDFFKVAAVIDNRLEDGMPLQFDSTVTYWENTFGTVWTTDAARENADNPYNTYYYTGLPVGPIGLPGDIALDAVLEPAEGSWKYFVTVNLQSGATVFSDTLSEHNAAVALLREWCDDADNAVYCE, from the coding sequence ATGAGCGACGACGAGTTTGAGGCTCTGCTGCGTGGTTCGGGTCAGCCCGACCCCCCCGAGGAGCAGCCCGAACAACGCTCCCGCCGGGAACACCGTGAAGGTAATAAGAGTGCCGGTGCCCTCATCCTCGTCATCGTCCTCGTGGTGATCGCAGGACTCGCCGGGACGGGGTGGTGGGCGTGGAGCCAATATGGCGAGCGGGTCCTCGCCTATCTCGGTGAAGAGGAAATTCCTGATTACGCCAGTGACGGGACGATGACGGAAGTGCTCATCGTCGTGGAACAGGGCGATATTGGCGAAGATGTGGCCAGAAAGCTCGCTGATCAGGGCGTGACGGCCTCCTTTGAGTCGGTCTACCAGTTACTCCTAGAAGACACCAGCATCACCTTCCAGCCCGGTACGTACCGTCTGCGTGCCGAAATGTCGGCGGCGGCAGCGATTGAGGCCCTCCAGGATTCCGATAATCGGTTGCTTTATCGAATCACCATTCCTGAGGGACGCTCCGTCACTCAGGCGATAGAGACCATCGCCGAAAATTCGGATATTCCTCTGGCAAACCTTGAAGCGGCCATTGACGACCCCAGTGTGTACGGTGTTAACCCTCCCGCGGATAACACCTACCTTCAGCCTTTAGAGGGTTACCTTTTTCCCGCCACCTACGAGGTTGAGCCGGGCACCAGTGCCAGTGCGCTAATCCAACAGATGGTCGATGAGATGATCAGCCGCTTGGACAACCGAGGTGTGGAGCCAGATCAACGCCACGAAGTGCTCACGAAAGCGGCGCTTGTGCAACGAGAAGCCAAAGAGCCGGAAGATTTCTTCAAAGTCGCGGCCGTGATTGATAACCGTTTAGAAGACGGAATGCCTCTTCAGTTCGACTCGACCGTGACCTATTGGGAAAACACTTTCGGCACCGTCTGGACCACCGACGCCGCACGGGAGAACGCTGACAACCCTTACAACACCTACTACTACACCGGTTTGCCGGTGGGTCCTATTGGGTTACCGGGTGACATTGCCTTGGACGCCGTGTTGGAGCCCGCAGAGGGCAGCTGGAAGTACTTTGTGACTGTGAACCTGCAGTCGGGAGCCACAGTGTTTTCTGACACACTCTCCGAACACAACGCTGCCGTGGCGTTGCTTCGAGAGTGGTGCGATGATGCCGACAATGCCGTCTACTGCGAGTAA
- the ruvX gene encoding Holliday junction resolvase RuvX, with the protein MNDHAPRRGVRLGVDVGKARVGIARSDPAGILAVPVESAPRAEALNRLVSLAGEYEALEVVVGKPISLSGSHTASTEDAESFAAELAGKLDCPVRLVDERLTTVQASAVLRGRGHSAKNQRSVIDQASAVIILQHSLDSEAGSSVAPDDAVGRPEGGS; encoded by the coding sequence GTGAACGATCACGCTCCCAGGCGTGGCGTGCGCCTCGGCGTTGATGTGGGTAAAGCCCGGGTGGGCATTGCCCGCTCGGATCCCGCAGGAATTCTTGCCGTTCCGGTAGAGAGCGCTCCTCGGGCGGAAGCCCTCAACCGACTGGTCTCCCTCGCGGGTGAATATGAGGCGCTTGAAGTTGTAGTCGGTAAACCCATCAGCCTCTCAGGTTCGCACACTGCGTCAACGGAGGACGCGGAATCTTTTGCTGCAGAGCTGGCGGGAAAGCTGGACTGTCCCGTTCGGCTGGTGGACGAGCGCCTGACGACTGTTCAAGCGAGTGCGGTTCTTCGTGGTCGCGGCCACAGCGCGAAAAATCAGCGGAGTGTGATTGACCAAGCATCGGCTGTTATCATTTTGCAACATTCATTGGATAGTGAAGCCGGCAGCAGCGTGGCTCCGGACGATGCGGTCGGCAGACCTGAGGGTGGTTCATGA